The nucleotide window CCGATCCTCAGAATGTACAGGATTTTCTGCCGGCAGATTTCGCCAGGCCCCGAAGTTGATTTATCCGCCCGAGGTATGGTATAACTATAATGCTGTTTTAGCCATTAAATTCAACGGTCTTGTTGGCTATGACTCCTTGCTCTTCCCTTGGAAGGGCTAAATATCCGGAAGGAGGAGAGTAATGAACTACTACGAGATTACCGTCATAATTGAGCCTGCCCTGAGCGATGAAGACCTCGAAGCCGTCCTGGAAAAAATCAGGAACTTTATAACAAAGGGAGAGGGAGATGTACTTAAGGAGGACCGTTGGGGGAAAAGGACACTTGCCTATGAACTCAACAAGAAATCACAGGGGTACTATGTGCTTTTTACCTTCAAGGCCCCACCGTCACTGATAAAAACGCTTGAGGACTTCTTTAAGGTCTATGATCCCGTTTTCAAGTACATGGCCGTAAAGCTTGAAAAGAAGCAGGTTGCCAGATTAATCGACGAGTTGCAGAAATCGGAGAAGGCCGCGGCACAGTCCGGTCAGGAGGAGGAGGCAGGTGTACAATAAGATTATACTTGCAGGGAACCTGACGCGTGATCCCGAGCTTAGGTACACCGCCGGGGGGACCCCGGTAACCAATATTACGATCGCTGTTAACTCACGTGTCAAGCAGGGGGATGAGTTCAAGGACGAGACCCTTTTTATTGATGTCGTTGTATTTGGTAAACAGGCTGAAAATGTTGCCCAGTACCTGAGCAAAGGCAGGGGTGTGATAGTTGATGGACGGCTTAGAGAGAGGCGATGGGAGTATGAGGGGCAACAGAAAAAAAAGGTGGAGGTTATTGCCGCTACGGTGAAGTTTCTTCCCAAGAGGGAGTCTTCGGATTTCGGGTCAGGCAGTGACATGGTTCCACCACCGGATGAGACAACGGAGATAGAACCATTTTGAAAAACACCAGGAGAAAGGAGCATAGATCGGTGAGGAGGTTTCAGCGAAGGAAGTACTGCAAGTTTTGTGCAGAGGATGCTTCATATATCGACTATAAGGACTACAAGAGGCTCAGGAGCTACATTACGGAACGGGGCAAGATACTCCCGAGCAGGATGACCGGTACCTGTGCCAAGCATCAGAGGGAGCTGACGAGGGCGATTAAGAGGGCCAGGACTATTGCCCTGATACCTTTTATGGAAAGGTAGTATGAGGATTCCCAAGTCATGGGTCCACTCTATGGCCCGGAGGATAGTGAGTGATCTCCTGGGGAAGGGTTATATCGAGATTGAGGTAGCTGATGAGAATCTGATTTCCGCAACTGAAGAGCTGCTGCTTGAGGAATTGATGATCGAAGACCGTCTCAACGAAGAGGTCAGGGAGATACTGAAAGAGCACACCAATGAGATAGAGGGGAAGAGGCTTGATTATAAGAGACTCTTCGATCTTACCAAGAGAAAGCTCGTGAGGGAGCGGAGTCTCATATTATGATGCTTTCCGATGAAAAGATAAGGCACATGAGTCATGTCCTCCTGGATGGCCTCGGCAAGAAGGGTATTGTCAAAATGAAGGTTGATGCGGCCAGGATAAGGAAGCAGATCAAAAAGTCTATTGCCGATGAACTCGGGTTGGGGGAGGAGATCGATGAAAAGGTCAGAAGGAAGTTGGAATCATACTCAAAAAAGATAATGGAAGGCACTTCGGAGTGGGAAATTCTCTACAGGAAGTTTTTCAAAGAGGAGGAAAAAAGAAGCGGTCATTTCTCGGAGTAGTCTTATTTTTATCCCCATACCTGTTTCTTTCCCTGAGTATCTTTCTCGTTGAAACCGGTTATGTAACCGGCCGTCTCTGGGCCGTTGTTTCCGTATTTGTCCTTTACACAATATCGAGTGTTTTAAATGTCTTCCGGAAAAGGGACCGGTGGTATCTCCTGATTTTTGGGCTCCAGGTCGTAATCGAGTTCTTCATCAGGAGGGGCGTGGTCTCACCGGATCTGGACATCCTGTACCTTCCTTCAGTCCTCATACCGGCGGTTTTTATGAACTTCAGGGGAATAATGATTCTCCTTGTTGTCCAGCCCTTCTTCCATCTGAGAGAGCTTCTTCAGGGGGAGTATACGGCTGTTTTCTTCCTGTTGGGCGCAAGCTACATCTCAACGGCTGCAGTCGTTTTTTATGTTAGGGTTCTCAGGGGTAAAATGGAGTATTACAGGGAATCCCTTAACAAGTTACATTCCGGTGCACTGGATATTGTGGCTACTTCGCCAAGCTTTGGTAAGGACGAACTGCTATCGCAGTATCTTGTATATATCCAGGAGATTGAGAAGGATATCATGGATATACTGATAATGGCGGAAAGATCTCTTGCTGCAGATTCCGTAAACCTGTTCCTTATCGAGGGTGGTGAACTTACCTTCAGGTTTTCATCAAGTCTCGGGGAGATGGTCCTTCTGGGTGAGGGGCTGATATACCAGGTCGTTACTGAGAAAGGGCCTGTTTTAAAAGTCATGGAGTCCCGGGGAGAGATAAAACCAGGATATTTAGTGCCGGAAGGCTTATCGAGCATTATGGCCATGCCCGTTATGGATGGTGCGACAGTCCTCGGGGTTGTTTCAGCGGACAGTGCAAGATACCGGGCCTTTGATCAGAAGGATCTGGAACTATTTGAGTTATATGCCTCCGAGGTGTCCAAGGTCCTGAGGAGACAGAGGATCTACTCCCAGGTGGAGCGTGAATATAAAAGCCTTGATACCCTCCACAAGGAGAGCGCCCGCTTTCTTGAACTGCTGAATATTTCGGATATCGGACAGAGAATTGTTGATAGCGCTGAGAAGATTTCAGATGCCACGGCCGCGCTTATACTGAAGCGTGGCAGGAGACAGGAACTCATTATGCGTGGTGACAGCCCGAGACCGGTCAAGACACTGAAAGGATCTCTCCTTGAGATGGTTGTGACGAACCGGGAAGCCGTTTATCGTACGGACACCGGTGGAGACGAGATCCGGCATCTGCCGTTTAAGACGAAGGATGTGAGGTCCCTGATTGCAATTCCCATTTTTCATCAGGATAAGGTCCAGGGGGTGCTTACGGTCTTTTCCGAAGAGCCCGATGCCTTCAATACATACCTCTTTGAACTCCTCAAGGTCCTGATGAACCAGGCGTCACTAAGCATATCCAATGCCCTTCTTCATGAGGAGTTAAGGCAGATAGCCTTTACAGATGGATTGACCGGCCTTTTTAATCATCGCCATTTTCAGGAGAGGTTGACCGAGGAGTTCAAGAAGGCAGAGAGGTTTCAGGACCGGCTCTCTCTGATATTGACGGATATTGATCATTTTAAGCGGGTCAATGATACCTATGGACATCCTGCAGGTGATGCAGTGCTGAAGGG belongs to bacterium BMS3Abin08 and includes:
- the pleD_2 gene encoding response regulator PleD — encoded protein: MVSPDLDILYLPSVLIPAVFMNFRGIMILLVVQPFFHLRELLQGEYTAVFFLLGASYISTAAVVFYVRVLRGKMEYYRESLNKLHSGALDIVATSPSFGKDELLSQYLVYIQEIEKDIMDILIMAERSLAADSVNLFLIEGGELTFRFSSSLGEMVLLGEGLIYQVVTEKGPVLKVMESRGEIKPGYLVPEGLSSIMAMPVMDGATVLGVVSADSARYRAFDQKDLELFELYASEVSKVLRRQRIYSQVEREYKSLDTLHKESARFLELLNISDIGQRIVDSAEKISDATAALILKRGRRQELIMRGDSPRPVKTLKGSLLEMVVTNREAVYRTDTGGDEIRHLPFKTKDVRSLIAIPIFHQDKVQGVLTVFSEEPDAFNTYLFELLKVLMNQASLSISNALLHEELRQIAFTDGLTGLFNHRHFQERLTEEFKKAERFQDRLSLILTDIDHFKRVNDTYGHPAGDAVLKGFSEIIRKTVREIDIPARYGGEEFAVLVLKADAGEAKKIAERIRKNVESHDFVVDGQILNITVSLGIASYPADVGSREKLIEEADHALYKAKESGRNRTVCVRV
- the ssb gene encoding single-stranded DNA-binding protein, which translates into the protein MYNKIILAGNLTRDPELRYTAGGTPVTNITIAVNSRVKQGDEFKDETLFIDVVVFGKQAENVAQYLSKGRGVIVDGRLRERRWEYEGQQKKKVEVIAATVKFLPKRESSDFGSGSDMVPPPDETTEIEPF
- the rpsR gene encoding 30S ribosomal protein S18, producing MRRFQRRKYCKFCAEDASYIDYKDYKRLRSYITERGKILPSRMTGTCAKHQRELTRAIKRARTIALIPFMER
- the rpsF gene encoding 30S ribosomal protein S6 is translated as MNYYEITVIIEPALSDEDLEAVLEKIRNFITKGEGDVLKEDRWGKRTLAYELNKKSQGYYVLFTFKAPPSLIKTLEDFFKVYDPVFKYMAVKLEKKQVARLIDELQKSEKAAAQSGQEEEAGVQ